A region of Granulibacter bethesdensis DNA encodes the following proteins:
- a CDS encoding ankyrin repeat domain-containing protein, with amino-acid sequence MTQLRPPFPISSIRIPDQKEEGTSLSQEQLEALFYGAVREGRADMIEAFLESGMDPNRPDARGFPPLILATYNGQIDAGALLLRRGAAVNAVDANGDTALSGVAFKGDEAAARMLLDAGATVDHRNAAGRTPLMFAVMFGREMMVRLLMAHGADPDLTDAEGNSARGIAEAQGGQAMLAALERRDS; translated from the coding sequence ATGACTCAGCTGCGGCCGCCCTTTCCCATTTCATCTATTCGCATTCCTGATCAAAAGGAGGAGGGCACGTCCCTGTCCCAGGAGCAGCTGGAAGCATTGTTCTATGGTGCGGTGCGGGAAGGCCGTGCCGATATGATCGAGGCATTTCTCGAGTCCGGTATGGACCCCAACCGCCCGGATGCGCGGGGTTTCCCCCCTCTGATTCTGGCCACTTATAACGGGCAGATCGACGCAGGAGCCTTGCTGTTACGGCGTGGTGCGGCGGTGAATGCCGTGGATGCCAATGGCGATACGGCGCTGTCCGGCGTGGCGTTCAAGGGTGACGAGGCAGCGGCCCGGATGCTGCTGGATGCCGGGGCTACGGTCGATCATCGCAATGCTGCTGGCCGTACCCCGCTGATGTTCGCGGTGATGTTCGGGCGTGAAATGATGGTGCGCCTGCTGATGGCGCATGGCGCTGATCCTGACCTGACGGATGCGGAAGGCAATTCAGCGCGCGGTATTGCCGAGGCGCAGGGTGGTCAGGCCATGCTTGCCGCGCTGGAACGACGGGATTCCTGA
- a CDS encoding AAA family ATPase, whose protein sequence is MPVSFSRLRIAGFKSFADPQSIEILPGLTGVVGPNGCGKSNVVEALRWAMGENSARALRGGEMDDVIFAGTAHRSSRNLAEVVLSLEDVAGQAPPPFGEVPELEISRRIERGGGSTYRINGREVRARDVQTLFADLASGARSSAMVSQGRVGSIVNAKPEERRAILEEAAGITGLHARRHEAELKLRQAETNLERAEELRGQLQDQLGGLQKQARQASRYRNISGLVRQAELEWLGLLQARAMAALDQASTAREEARATLRQAEQQAEAATIAAFEADKTLPALREAEAMARTALERRRIAMEGQMQAEEQARNALDQAQARLHQAEQDLHHGETGLKDATEALERLAAEEQALRDALIALPARQEEAERDVTSLEEEAGRLAQAADQATARAAEGMAQARSAEADRAAAEQRLQAVNADHARLSAALTEARAHLVEESALTAAQQSAAIARLAVEEARRALEQVEAARPPLAERYEAARRTLADAQALRSQADMVLKDAGSRAESIAAQTEALERDHAAAQSQRIEDTALKGARQTAEAAAAALETARIRQEEAETALAQASAGHAEAQRAMETASSDRERATLAAGQSTRRAAQIEEELQSVLEEQARAEASLPSAEQRIAAETALAQAEQALAISEQALASAETARIAARAAHEQARETHATAQADLGRLQAEVDGLAALLRHDDTAKGGFQPVSDLLRVPEGLERAVGAALGDTLDSALDEAADRFWRILPAAPDRMQPLPAGTVPLSSLMDPPAALRLACDHIGIINDPATGPALQSGLHPGQCLVSRDGALWRWDGHCMAAGAPGAAAMRLTQRNRMLAAQDALAQAKQAAEAAAQAYTLAQQQEAASVSAEQIARSNRQQAEKQAAEARAAHSTMTAAMERVESHLTALASRRARLETEHQEATQAAQEAAALLASLPPLEQMRQQTQAAAATLQQARAALDDAAARRRDADRIVQTTREEAARLSARAMEAESRLGALSPQLDRLRAEREAAQAALQDARLAVESCADIAALTAERDAAKAALDQTLAEENRLRAARQEAESASDQATAALAALEARAADAKASLAAIQPQAERAETDRQEAEAALILHRQRRDAMDDPASLQEAAETARQAAATAQSSLAAARVRLDMARNEADRIASRQETLLRERADWQMRADTAARHVEELRTRHQILLTEANTLADRPEQAARLMQDTRTALEEAETTHRQAADRLRQAEDAHRAAGEARRQADADFATAREAILRLDGQCAQAETARDAVQERIEERLGAGASLPSDIAIPAELSDVAEDKARRKLERLSREREEMGPVNLRAEIEAQDVETRIGGIDREKEELGTAIAKLRGSIGHLNREGRERLNATFTQVNTHFQALFNRMFEGGKAYLAMVGDDDPLKAGLEIYAQPPGKKLATLSLLSGGEQALTALSLIFAVFRCNPAPVCVLDEVDAPLDDANVERFCMLLVDMVQETGTRFLVVTHHHLTMARMDRLYGVTMQERGISRLLSVDLHRATAMVEGEEAAAAE, encoded by the coding sequence ATGCCTGTCAGCTTCTCCCGCCTGCGTATTGCCGGCTTCAAAAGCTTCGCCGATCCACAATCCATTGAGATCCTGCCGGGTCTGACAGGGGTTGTGGGGCCGAACGGATGCGGGAAATCCAATGTGGTGGAAGCGCTGCGCTGGGCCATGGGGGAGAACTCGGCCCGCGCCCTGCGCGGCGGAGAAATGGACGACGTCATCTTTGCCGGGACTGCCCATCGCTCCAGCCGTAATCTGGCAGAGGTGGTGCTGTCGCTGGAAGATGTCGCCGGTCAGGCTCCGCCCCCCTTTGGAGAGGTTCCGGAACTGGAAATCAGCCGCCGGATCGAACGCGGAGGCGGCAGTACCTATCGCATCAACGGTCGCGAAGTCCGGGCCAGAGATGTGCAAACCCTGTTTGCCGATCTGGCCAGCGGCGCCCGTTCCTCCGCGATGGTCAGTCAGGGACGGGTCGGCAGCATCGTCAATGCCAAGCCGGAAGAACGCAGGGCCATTCTGGAAGAAGCCGCCGGCATCACCGGCCTGCATGCCAGACGGCATGAGGCGGAGCTGAAGCTGCGGCAGGCCGAGACCAATCTGGAACGGGCCGAAGAACTGCGCGGTCAGTTGCAGGACCAACTCGGCGGCCTGCAAAAACAGGCGCGACAGGCCAGCCGGTATCGCAATATCTCCGGCCTTGTCAGACAGGCGGAGCTGGAATGGCTGGGCCTGCTTCAGGCGCGGGCCATGGCGGCGCTGGATCAGGCCTCTACAGCGCGTGAGGAAGCCCGCGCCACGCTCCGGCAGGCCGAACAGCAGGCAGAAGCCGCCACGATTGCAGCTTTCGAGGCTGACAAGACTCTGCCGGCTCTGCGCGAAGCCGAAGCCATGGCCCGTACGGCCCTTGAACGCCGCCGCATCGCCATGGAAGGGCAGATGCAGGCCGAAGAACAGGCTCGTAACGCACTCGATCAGGCGCAGGCGCGTCTGCATCAGGCGGAACAGGATCTGCATCACGGCGAAACCGGTCTGAAAGATGCGACTGAAGCCCTCGAACGGCTGGCCGCAGAAGAACAGGCGCTGCGTGATGCGCTGATTGCCCTGCCTGCCCGGCAGGAAGAGGCAGAACGGGACGTAACCTCTCTGGAGGAAGAAGCAGGCCGACTGGCGCAGGCCGCCGATCAGGCCACCGCCCGGGCCGCAGAGGGTATGGCTCAGGCCCGAAGCGCCGAGGCTGATCGCGCCGCCGCCGAACAGCGCCTGCAGGCGGTCAATGCGGATCATGCCCGTCTCTCCGCCGCTCTGACGGAGGCTCGTGCCCATCTGGTGGAAGAATCCGCCCTCACCGCCGCGCAGCAAAGCGCCGCCATAGCAAGACTGGCTGTAGAAGAGGCCCGCCGCGCTCTGGAGCAGGTGGAAGCCGCCCGTCCACCGCTGGCGGAACGCTACGAAGCCGCACGCCGCACGCTGGCCGATGCACAGGCCCTGCGCAGCCAGGCAGACATGGTTCTGAAAGATGCAGGCAGCCGGGCCGAAAGCATCGCCGCCCAGACTGAGGCGCTGGAACGCGATCACGCCGCGGCTCAGAGCCAGCGTATTGAAGATACCGCGCTGAAGGGCGCCAGACAGACCGCTGAAGCTGCCGCCGCCGCGCTTGAAACTGCACGGATCAGACAGGAAGAGGCAGAAACCGCACTGGCACAGGCGTCAGCAGGCCATGCCGAAGCGCAGCGTGCCATGGAAACCGCAAGCAGCGACCGGGAACGTGCCACCCTCGCCGCCGGACAGAGCACCCGGCGCGCTGCACAGATTGAAGAAGAACTTCAATCCGTTCTGGAAGAACAGGCCAGAGCAGAAGCCTCCCTGCCGTCCGCGGAGCAACGTATCGCGGCAGAAACAGCATTGGCACAGGCTGAGCAGGCTCTGGCCATCAGCGAGCAGGCCCTGGCATCCGCCGAAACTGCCCGGATCGCTGCCCGCGCCGCGCATGAGCAAGCGCGTGAGACCCACGCTACCGCCCAGGCCGATCTCGGTCGGTTGCAGGCAGAGGTTGATGGGCTTGCGGCCCTGCTGCGGCACGATGACACGGCCAAAGGTGGTTTTCAGCCCGTCTCCGATCTTTTGCGTGTGCCGGAAGGGCTGGAACGCGCCGTCGGTGCCGCGCTGGGGGATACGCTGGACAGCGCACTGGATGAAGCCGCCGATCGTTTCTGGCGTATCCTGCCGGCAGCGCCAGACCGGATGCAGCCTTTACCGGCCGGCACAGTGCCATTGTCCTCATTGATGGACCCACCAGCCGCACTGCGCCTTGCCTGTGACCATATTGGTATCATCAATGATCCGGCGACAGGTCCCGCCCTGCAATCCGGATTACATCCCGGTCAATGCCTTGTTTCCCGCGATGGCGCACTCTGGCGCTGGGACGGGCATTGCATGGCCGCAGGGGCGCCCGGTGCCGCCGCCATGCGTCTGACCCAACGCAATCGCATGCTGGCGGCTCAGGATGCTCTGGCACAGGCCAAACAGGCGGCTGAGGCAGCGGCCCAGGCCTACACCCTTGCACAGCAGCAGGAAGCCGCCTCCGTCAGCGCCGAACAGATTGCCCGCAGCAACCGCCAGCAGGCCGAGAAACAGGCTGCCGAAGCCCGTGCCGCACATTCCACCATGACAGCTGCCATGGAGCGTGTCGAAAGCCATCTGACCGCCCTCGCCAGCCGTCGCGCCCGTCTGGAAACGGAGCATCAGGAGGCAACGCAGGCCGCGCAGGAAGCTGCCGCTCTGCTGGCTTCCCTGCCACCGCTGGAACAGATGCGACAACAGACTCAGGCGGCGGCAGCGACCCTCCAACAGGCACGGGCAGCGCTGGACGATGCCGCTGCAAGACGGCGCGATGCCGATCGCATCGTACAGACCACACGGGAAGAAGCCGCCCGCCTGTCCGCCCGGGCCATGGAGGCAGAAAGCCGTCTGGGCGCGCTGTCTCCACAACTCGACCGGCTGCGCGCCGAGCGGGAGGCCGCGCAGGCTGCCTTGCAGGATGCCCGGCTTGCTGTTGAGTCCTGCGCGGACATTGCGGCCCTGACGGCGGAAAGGGATGCTGCAAAGGCCGCTCTGGATCAGACACTGGCCGAAGAAAACCGCCTGCGTGCGGCAAGGCAGGAGGCCGAAAGCGCCAGCGACCAAGCCACAGCCGCCCTCGCCGCGCTGGAAGCGCGCGCCGCAGATGCGAAAGCCAGTCTGGCTGCTATCCAGCCGCAGGCCGAACGGGCCGAAACGGACCGGCAGGAAGCCGAAGCCGCCCTGATCCTGCACCGCCAGCGACGTGATGCCATGGACGATCCGGCCAGCCTTCAGGAAGCCGCGGAGACCGCACGGCAGGCAGCAGCCACGGCCCAGAGCAGCCTTGCTGCCGCCCGCGTCAGACTGGACATGGCAAGGAACGAAGCGGACAGGATTGCGTCCCGTCAGGAAACCCTGCTCCGGGAACGTGCGGACTGGCAGATGCGGGCCGATACTGCCGCCCGCCATGTCGAGGAACTGCGTACACGCCATCAGATCCTGCTGACAGAAGCCAACACGCTGGCAGACCGTCCCGAACAGGCCGCACGCCTGATGCAGGACACGCGCACAGCGCTGGAAGAAGCAGAAACAACCCACAGACAGGCCGCCGACAGGCTGCGTCAGGCGGAGGACGCACACAGGGCAGCAGGCGAGGCCAGACGGCAGGCGGATGCGGATTTCGCCACGGCGCGGGAAGCGATTCTGCGTCTGGACGGGCAATGCGCACAGGCTGAAACCGCCCGTGATGCGGTGCAGGAGCGGATCGAGGAGCGGCTCGGCGCGGGGGCATCACTGCCGTCAGACATAGCCATTCCCGCCGAACTGTCCGACGTGGCGGAGGACAAGGCCCGCCGCAAGCTGGAACGGCTGTCGCGGGAACGGGAAGAGATGGGGCCGGTCAACCTGCGCGCCGAGATCGAGGCGCAGGATGTAGAAACCCGCATCGGCGGAATCGATCGGGAAAAAGAAGAACTCGGCACCGCCATCGCCAAGCTGCGCGGCTCGATCGGGCATCTGAACCGGGAGGGACGGGAGCGCCTGAATGCCACCTTCACCCAGGTAAACACGCATTTTCAGGCGCTGTTCAACCGCATGTTCGAGGGTGGCAAGGCCTATCTCGCCATGGTTGGCGATGATGATCCTCTGAAAGCCGGGCTGGAGATTTATGCCCAGCCGCCGGGCAAGAAACTGGCCACGCTGTCACTGCTGTCCGGCGGAGAACAGGCGCTGACCGCCCTGTCTCTGATTTTCGCAGTGTTCCGTTGCAACCCCGCCCCTGTCTGCGTGCTGGACGAGGTGGATGCTCCGCTGGACGACGCCAATGTGGAGCGGTTCTGCATGCTGCTGGTCGATATGGTACAGGAAACCGGCACGCGCTTTCTGGTCGTCACGCACCACCATCTGACCATGGCTCGGATGGACCGGCTCTATGGTGTCACAATGCAGGAAAGAGGCATCTCCCGCCTGCTGAGCGTCGATCTGCATCGCGCCACCGCTATGGTCGAGGGAGAAGAAGCGGCCGCCGCGGAATAA
- a CDS encoding DsbA family protein codes for MSITRRSFCTAALFSLPLIQTARAESPAAPSGDLSSFLSERSIGKADAKVTVMEFFSLTCTHCAAFSQNTLPELIKKQIDTGHLRIVFRDFPLDQVALSAAMVARALPPERYEPFISALFASQDRWAFNRDGNVTESLAQMALLAGLSRAKFDAVINNEALKRAMLERQQQDSIKYNINSTPTFALTNGKTQSGALSYSDFVSFAGLS; via the coding sequence ATGTCCATCACCCGCCGCTCTTTCTGCACTGCCGCTCTGTTCTCCCTTCCGCTGATTCAGACCGCCCGCGCTGAATCACCCGCCGCCCCAAGCGGCGATCTGTCCAGTTTCCTGTCAGAGCGCTCTATCGGCAAAGCCGATGCCAAGGTAACGGTGATGGAGTTCTTCTCCCTGACCTGCACCCATTGCGCGGCTTTCTCCCAGAACACCTTGCCGGAACTGATCAAGAAGCAGATCGATACCGGGCATCTCCGCATCGTGTTCCGTGACTTCCCGCTGGATCAGGTTGCCCTCAGCGCCGCGATGGTCGCCCGCGCCCTGCCGCCGGAGCGTTATGAGCCGTTTATCTCCGCACTGTTCGCCAGTCAGGATCGCTGGGCCTTCAACCGCGATGGCAATGTCACGGAGTCTCTGGCGCAGATGGCTCTGCTGGCTGGACTGTCCCGCGCCAAATTCGATGCCGTCATCAATAATGAGGCTCTGAAGCGCGCGATGCTGGAGCGGCAGCAGCAGGATTCCATCAAATATAACATCAACAGCACGCCGACCTTTGCTCTGACCAACGGGAAAACGCAGTCCGGCGCGCTGTCCTACAGCGATTTCGTGTCCTTCGCCGGCCTGTCCTGA
- a CDS encoding DUF721 domain-containing protein, whose protein sequence is MGDRSKEKSGIKGGTDADMRQADPSRQPHSGMPQSYFQRGPRAVSALLPAITRPVFRKTAPGLATLLSEWTTIAGPVLSSTATPRKLANGTLVLGCTGPAAMELQHSTPQLIQRINFFLGNKVVERIRLTQEAPPAPPTLRKKPARAETPAMRAAVERRLDGLPEGGLRDALAALGTAMLSKR, encoded by the coding sequence ATGGGCGATCGTTCCAAGGAAAAATCCGGGATCAAGGGCGGTACGGATGCCGATATGCGGCAAGCTGATCCCTCGCGCCAGCCCCATAGCGGCATGCCGCAATCTTATTTTCAGCGCGGCCCGCGTGCCGTCTCAGCCCTGCTGCCCGCCATTACCCGACCGGTGTTTCGTAAAACTGCTCCGGGCCTCGCCACGCTTCTGTCCGAATGGACGACCATTGCCGGGCCGGTTTTGTCCTCCACCGCCACCCCGCGCAAGCTGGCCAATGGCACGCTGGTGCTGGGCTGTACCGGTCCAGCCGCAATGGAATTGCAGCACAGCACGCCGCAACTGATCCAACGCATCAATTTCTTTCTGGGCAACAAGGTGGTCGAGCGTATCCGTCTGACACAGGAAGCCCCGCCAGCACCTCCCACGCTGCGGAAAAAACCGGCCCGGGCCGAAACACCTGCTATGCGTGCCGCTGTGGAGCGTCGTCTCGATGGTCTGCCGGAAGGGGGATTACGCGATGCGCTTGCGGCACTGGGCACTGCCATGCTGAGCAAACGCTGA